A genomic stretch from Vibrio coralliilyticus includes:
- a CDS encoding Ig-like domain-containing protein, with protein sequence MGFGRFTAMGNLTAGQTIAIDENGNIRLLNENEIAKPGEVVMSMEELNPDLADVNISIVDGSAELQDITSEIDDIIAALEEGQDPTQLGDEFSTAAGGQISSSLTTIGSIVRTGDETIANTEFNTQGFENLGISRTQSLTLLDQYQAIQQAPAFTTSNNSPLADDVSVTTNEDTSISGQVSATDPNPDDSLTFSISSSPENGVVTINPVTGLWEYTPNENYDGSDSFEVTVDDGNGGTDTVVVNVDVTPIPAISVSGDAQVDEGSNASYTINFDKASNQTTNLKLTLSLSSAEGEDLSGMSVEALSSSGDSDSSQRVILVVGNDGTVEVPAGVTSLRVTVNTAQDTTFEGSEEYQLNVEPVFGLVGDGAGSNSASTAILDNTGNESDLPQLTVSNESVFEDNTAVFDIALSNNVDGDVTYNFSINLDGETAEVADFAENPISVTYQITGVTQTATANQDGSYTIPGNATNIQVSVETTNDEIFEGSESFTLDANASATVGGESFNLSESGSGTISDEQPGGGNADTPSLSVSSEAVVEGSTAVFNVALSNVVDGDVTYNFALSIEGQSAELADFTTNPNSVSYQLNGVTQPAEANQDGTYTIPGNATNIQVSVETLDDDIFEGRENFKLDVSANATVGDDSFNLNESGIGTITDEQVGGSNADTPTLSVSSESVVEGNTAVFDVALSNDVDGNVTYNFSLNFNEQTATLDDFAVNPIDVSYQVNGQTKTAAANQDGSYTIPGNATNIQVSVETTDDSIFEGNESFTLDVSANATIGDESFNLNESGTGTISDESDRPDLTVTGAGTVSEGDVATFSINLSNPVDHAVTLDLRAKTNGNANTAEADDIGEMRAYYLDGDAKVYLDFDGREISVPAGVQDIFVEVDTVDDNASPVHEGSERFQLVVRDVDGVTTDSNGKAKAAAFIDDSGNGAGDNPDDDRPDITSISSPTVDEGGTAVFDVTLSNPSELATPVTMTLANGTAESDDYTSNQITVNFADGTSTVVNSVNGEFSFDVPAGNSSYTVSVETTDDNNAPVYEGDETFTLSGASSSQTGTVSGEATIQDGGRVATMTALKFPSQEVGTLMKVIPLTSQFICQIL encoded by the coding sequence ATGGGTTTTGGTAGATTCACAGCAATGGGTAATCTAACTGCTGGTCAGACAATTGCAATCGATGAAAATGGCAACATTCGACTCCTCAATGAGAATGAAATTGCTAAACCCGGTGAAGTTGTCATGTCTATGGAAGAGCTTAATCCGGATTTAGCTGATGTGAATATTAGTATTGTTGACGGAAGTGCTGAACTTCAAGACATAACAAGCGAAATAGATGACATTATTGCAGCACTGGAAGAAGGCCAAGATCCAACTCAACTAGGTGATGAATTTTCGACTGCTGCTGGTGGTCAAATAAGCTCTAGTCTGACCACAATTGGTTCCATCGTCAGGACAGGTGATGAGACCATTGCTAATACTGAATTTAATACTCAAGGTTTTGAAAATTTGGGTATTTCTCGAACTCAGAGCCTAACGCTTTTAGACCAATATCAAGCCATTCAACAAGCCCCAGCCTTTACTACTTCAAATAATAGCCCTCTTGCCGATGATGTATCTGTAACAACGAATGAAGATACGTCGATTAGCGGACAGGTTAGTGCTACTGATCCAAACCCCGATGACTCCCTTACTTTTTCTATCTCCTCATCCCCGGAAAACGGGGTAGTCACGATCAATCCTGTTACTGGGCTGTGGGAGTACACGCCTAATGAAAATTATGATGGCTCTGATTCGTTTGAAGTAACGGTCGATGATGGGAATGGAGGAACGGATACTGTAGTCGTTAATGTAGATGTGACCCCGATTCCGGCTATATCTGTTTCAGGAGATGCTCAGGTAGATGAAGGTAGTAATGCGAGCTACACCATCAACTTTGACAAAGCGTCAAACCAAACCACTAATTTAAAACTGACTTTGTCTTTGAGCTCTGCTGAAGGAGAAGATTTGTCGGGGATGAGTGTAGAAGCATTAAGTTCTTCTGGTGATTCTGATTCATCGCAACGCGTCATTCTTGTTGTGGGAAATGATGGAACGGTTGAGGTGCCAGCAGGTGTTACATCACTCCGTGTGACCGTCAACACTGCTCAGGACACAACATTTGAAGGCTCAGAAGAATACCAGCTCAACGTCGAGCCTGTATTCGGTCTAGTGGGAGATGGTGCTGGCAGCAACAGTGCAAGCACGGCAATTTTGGACAACACTGGCAACGAGTCCGATCTTCCGCAACTCACTGTCAGTAATGAATCCGTGTTTGAAGACAACACCGCCGTCTTCGATATTGCTTTGTCAAACAATGTAGATGGTGATGTTACCTATAATTTTTCAATAAATCTTGATGGTGAAACAGCTGAGGTTGCTGACTTTGCCGAAAACCCTATCAGTGTCACTTATCAGATAACGGGTGTTACTCAAACTGCCACTGCAAACCAAGATGGCAGTTATACGATTCCTGGCAACGCGACCAACATCCAAGTCTCGGTTGAAACCACAAATGATGAGATCTTCGAAGGAAGTGAAAGCTTCACTTTGGATGCTAATGCGAGTGCCACAGTGGGTGGTGAAAGCTTTAACCTGAGTGAGTCCGGGTCAGGCACGATCAGTGATGAACAACCGGGAGGAGGCAACGCGGACACTCCATCCTTGTCAGTGAGCTCTGAAGCTGTCGTTGAAGGCAGCACCGCTGTGTTTAATGTTGCGCTGTCGAATGTTGTCGATGGTGATGTGACTTATAACTTTGCACTTAGTATAGAAGGACAATCTGCGGAGTTAGCAGACTTTACAACGAATCCGAACAGTGTCAGCTACCAACTGAATGGTGTTACTCAGCCAGCTGAAGCCAATCAGGATGGTACATACACCATCCCTGGTAATGCAACCAATATTCAAGTCTCAGTTGAAACATTAGATGACGATATTTTTGAAGGCAGAGAAAACTTCAAACTGGATGTTAGCGCGAACGCTACCGTTGGTGATGATAGTTTTAACTTGAATGAATCAGGAATAGGCACAATTACCGACGAACAAGTAGGTGGTAGTAATGCTGATACACCAACTCTTTCGGTTAGTTCAGAATCTGTTGTAGAAGGCAATACAGCAGTATTTGACGTTGCGTTGTCGAATGATGTTGATGGCAATGTTACCTATAACTTCTCGTTAAACTTCAATGAGCAAACTGCGACTCTTGATGATTTTGCCGTAAATCCCATCGATGTTAGTTATCAAGTGAATGGGCAGACGAAGACAGCTGCAGCGAATCAAGATGGCAGCTACACCATTCCCGGTAACGCAACTAACATTCAAGTCTCTGTTGAAACTACGGATGATAGTATTTTTGAGGGCAACGAAAGCTTTACGTTGGATGTAAGTGCAAACGCTACAATAGGCGATGAGAGTTTTAATCTCAATGAGTCTGGGACAGGTACAATCAGCGATGAATCCGATCGCCCTGACTTAACCGTGACAGGCGCAGGTACCGTCTCCGAGGGTGACGTGGCAACGTTTAGCATCAATCTTTCTAACCCTGTTGACCATGCGGTTACCCTTGACCTGCGTGCCAAAACCAACGGCAATGCCAATACCGCGGAAGCGGACGATATTGGTGAGATGCGCGCGTACTATCTCGATGGCGACGCCAAAGTCTATCTGGACTTTGATGGTCGTGAGATTTCTGTGCCAGCGGGTGTGCAGGACATCTTTGTTGAAGTTGATACCGTGGATGACAACGCTTCACCAGTGCATGAAGGCAGTGAACGCTTCCAGCTTGTGGTACGCGATGTCGATGGCGTGACCACCGACAGCAATGGCAAAGCCAAAGCGGCGGCGTTTATTGATGACAGTGGCAATGGTGCGGGGGATAACCCAGACGACGATCGCCCAGACATTACCAGCATCTCCAGTCCAACCGTCGATGAAGGCGGTACGGCTGTCTTTGATGTGACGCTGAGCAACCCAAGTGAATTGGCTACACCAGTCACCATGACGCTGGCGAATGGCACGGCGGAAAGTGACGACTACACCAGTAATCAAATTACGGTCAACTTTGCCGATGGTACCAGCACGGTGGTCAACTCGGTCAATGGTGAGTTCAGTTTTGATGTGCCAGCGGGCAACAGTTCTTACACTGTGTCGGTTGAGACCACGGATGACAACAATGCACCTGTGTATGAAGGCGATGAAACCTTTACTTTAAGTGGAGCTAGCAGCAGTCAAACAGGTACCGTCAGCGGTGAAGCGACCATTCAAGATGGGGGCAGGGTGGCGACGATGACCGCCCTCAAGTTTCCATCTCAGGAGGTGGGGACGTTAATGAAGGTAATACCGCTAACTTCACAGTTCATTTGTCAAATACTGTGA